A region of Rhodamnia argentea isolate NSW1041297 chromosome 9, ASM2092103v1, whole genome shotgun sequence DNA encodes the following proteins:
- the LOC115742964 gene encoding putative pectate lyase 2 — translation MAYLSSFLVLSCLLTLPLPTIQAYYSSTPHYPGKKSMNVIDSCWRSNTNWAADRRALADCAVGYGSYAIGGKYGSIYVVTSPLDDPVNPKPGTLRCGAIQDKPLWITFAKDMRIALKNELMVNSYKTIDGRGAKVEIANGPCITVQYVSHVIIHGISIHDCKPGKPGLVRDSLAHVGHRQGSDGDAVTIFASSHIWVDHCLLASCTDGLVDVTHASTAVTVSNNYFQHHDKVMLFGHNDKYTADKVMRVTVVFNRFGPGLIERMPRVRFGYAHVANNQYDEWRMYAIGGSANPTIFSEGNYFLASKNPVSKQVTKRETTSGNWKSWKWRSSRDVFENGAYFVQSGYGSCAPLYSGAQSFAVADGSKVPALTSDAGPLPCTLGKAC, via the exons ATGGCCTACCTATCTTCATTCTTAGTCCTCTCATGCCTCCTAACACTCCCCCTTCCGACTATACAAGCCTACTACTCAAGCACTCCGCATTACCCTGGCAAGAAGTCGATGAACGTCATCGACTCGTGCTGGCGGTCGAACACTAATTGGGCAGCAGACAGGCGGGCCCTTGCCGATTGCGCCGTCGGGTACGGTAGCTACGCGATCGGGGGGAAGTATGGGTCCATCTACGTGGTCACCAGCCCGCTGGACGACCCCGTGAATCCAAAGCCGGGGACGCTCCGGTGCGGCGCGATCCAAGATAAGCCGCTTTGGATCACCTTTGCCAAGGACATGAGGATCGCTCTCAAGAACGAGCTGATGGTGAACAGCTACAAAACCATTGATGGTAGGGGGGCAAAAGTGGAGATAGCGAACGGGCCGTGCATCACGGTGCAGTACGTGAGCCATGTGATCATACATGGGATCAGCATCCACGATTGCAAGCCCGGGAAACCGGGCCTCGTGAGGGACTCGCTGGCGCACGTCGGCCACCGGCAAGGCTCTGACGGCGATGCCGTCACTATCTTCGCATCTTCGCACATCTGGGTTGATCACTGCTTACTAGCAAGTTGCACCGACGGCCTCGTCGACGTGACCCATGCTTCCACAGCGGTCACTGTCTCGAACAACTATTTCCAGCATCACGATAAG GTGATGTTGTTCGGACACAATGACAAGTACACGGCCGATAAGGTTATGAGGGTGACGGTTGTCTTTAACCGCTTCGGTCCGGGTCTAATCGAGAGGATGCCAAG GGTTAGATTTGGGTATGCCCATGTAGCCAACAACCAGTACGATGAGTGGCGGATGTATGCTATCGGTGGCAGCGCCAATCCCACCATTTTCAGCGAGGGCAACTATTTCCTGGCCTCCAAGAATCCTGTTTCCAAGCAG GTGACCAAGAGAGAGACCACGAGCGGCAATTGGAAGAGTTGGAAATGGAGGTCGTCGAGAGACGTGTTCGAGAACGGCGCGTACTTCGTGCAATCCGGCTACGGGTCTTGTGCCCCGCTTTACTCCGGAGCTCAGTCCTTCGCGGTGGCCGATGGTTCAAAAGTTCCCGCGCTGACTTCCGATGCTGGCCCTCTCCCGTGCACACTAGGCAAAGCATGTTGA